One Hippoglossus hippoglossus isolate fHipHip1 chromosome 13, fHipHip1.pri, whole genome shotgun sequence genomic window carries:
- the cldne gene encoding claudin e produces MVSMGRQMLGFVLAIIGFLGTIIVCALPMWKVTAFIGANIVTAQVIWEGLWMNCVTQSTGQMQCKIYDSLLALPQDLQAARSLVVIAIIVSALGVIMGIAGGKCTNFIEDPTSKAKVAIAAGIIFICAGVLVLIPVCWSANTIIRDFYNPLMTNAQRRELGAALYIGWGTAALLLLGGALLCSSCPPKDGPEYPIKYSGARSAATSRAYV; encoded by the coding sequence ATGGTGTCTATGGGACGACAGATGCTGGGCTTTGTCCTGGCCATCATCGGCTTCCTGGGGACCATCATCGTGTGCGCCCTGCCCATGTGGAAGGTCACGGCCTTCATTGGAGCCAACATCGTGACGGCGCAGGTCATCTGGGAAGGCTTATGGATGAACTGTGTCACGCAGAGCACCGGTCAGATGCAGTGCAAGATCTACGATTCTCTCCTGGCTCTGCCTCAGGACCTCCAGGCTGCCAGATCTCTCGTGGTCATCGCCATCATCGTCTCCGCCTTAGGGGTCATCATGGGCATCGCTGGGGGCAAGTGCACCAACTTCATTGAGGACCCAACCTCCAAAGCCAAGGTGGCCATCGCTGCCGGGATTATCTTCATCTGCGCTGGTGTTCTCGTCCTCATCCCAGTCTGCTGGTCGGCCAACACCATCATCAGGGATTTCTACAACCCCCTCATGACCAACGCTCAGAGGAGAGAGCTGGGGGCCGCGCTCTACATCGGCTGGGGCACGGCCGCGCTCCTCCTCCTGGGTGGTgccctcctctgcagctcctgcccGCCAAAAGATGGCCCAGAGTATCCGATCAAGTACTCCGGCGCCAGGTCAGCAGCCACCAGCCGAGCCTACGTCTGA
- the LOC117772393 gene encoding claudin-4-like: MTSMGMQMAGCALGLLGWIGVIIVCGAPMWRVSAFIGSNIVTSQIIWEGIWMSCVVQSTGQMQCKIYDSMLALSADLQAARALMVVSIVTGIIGLLVAFAGGKCTNFIPEQRAKARASVAAGVMLIISGFLCLIPVSWTASMIIRNFYSPLLVDAQKRELGASLYIGWGAGALLLLGGGLLCATCPPKEDKSPSVKYLLNKSGGHSKVDSIASFTPSRTYI; this comes from the coding sequence ATGACTTCCATGGGGATGCAGATGGCGGGCTGCGCTCTGGGCCTCTTGGGCTGGATCGGGGTGATCATCGTCTGCGGCGCGCCCATGTGGCGGGTCTCTGCTTTCATCGGCAGCAACATAGTGACTTCGCAGATCATATGGGAGGGCATCTGGATGAGCTGCGTGGTCCAGAGTACAGGCCAGATGCAGTGCAAGATCTACGACTCCATGTTGGCTCTGAGCGCAGACCTCCAGGCGGCCCGTGCCCTGATGGTGGTCTCCATCGTCACTGGCATCATTGGGCTCCTCGTCGCCTTCGCCGGTGGAAAGTGCACCAACTTCATTCCGGAGCAGAGGGCCAAGGCGAGGGCGTCGGTGGCCGCCGGCGTGATGCTGATCATCAGTGGATTCCTGTGCCTCATCCCCGTCTCCTGGACCGCCAGCATGATCATCAGGAACTTCTACAGCCCCTTGCTGGTGGACGCCCAGAAACGAGAGCTCGGGGCCTCTCTTTACATCGGCTGGGGCGCCGGGGCTCTGCTGCTGTTGGGAGGGGGCCTGCTGTGTGCCACCTGCCCCCccaaggaagacaagtccccgTCTGTGAAGTACCTCCTGAACAAGTCCGGAGGACACAGCAAAGTGGATTCAATTGCATCTTTCACACCATCAAGGACCTATATCTGA
- the sbds gene encoding ribosome maturation protein SBDS isoform X2, with translation MSIFTPTNQIRLTNVAVVRMKKGGKRFEIACYKNKVLSWRSGAEKDLDEVLQTQSVFVNVSKGQVAKKEDLTTAFGTDDLTEMCKQILAKGELQVSDKERHSQLETMFRDIATIVAEKCVNPETKRPYTVNLIERAMKDIHYSVKANKSTKQQALEVIRQLKETMEIQRAHMRLRLVLPAKEAKRLKEKLKPLLQVVESEDFNEQLEMVCLVDPGCYREMDELIRCETKGRGSLEVLSLKDVEEGDEKL, from the exons ATGTCGATTTTTACCCCGACAAACCAAATCCGCCTCACCAACGTGGCGGTGGTGAGGATGAAGAAAGGGGGCAAGCGCTTCGAAATCGCCTGTTACAAGAACAAGGTGCTGAGCTGGAGATCCGGAGC agAGAAAGACCTGGACGAGGTTCTGCAGACTCAGTCCGTGTTCGTCAACGTGTCCAAGGGCCAAGTGGCGAAGAAGGAGGATCTGACCACAGCCTTCGGGACAGACGACCTGACGGAGATGTGCAAACAG ATCTTGGCCAAAGGAGAGCTCCAGGTGTCAGACAAGGAGCGGCACAGTCAGCTGGAGACCATGTTCCGGGACATTGCGACTATAGTGGCGGAGAAGTGCGTCAACCCAGAGACCAAGAGGCCCTACACAGTCAACCTGATCGAGCGGGCGATGAAGGACATCCACTACTCTGTCAAGGCCAATAAGAGcacgaagcagcag GCCCTGGAGGTGATCCGGCAGCTGAAGGAGACCATGGAGATCCAGAGAGCCCACATGAGGCTGCGGCTGGTGCTGCCAGCCAAAGAGGCCAAGAGGctgaaggagaagctgaagcCGCTCCTGCAGGTCGTGGAGAGTGAAGACTTCAACGAGCAGCTGGAAATG gtgTGTCTGGTGGATCCCGGCTGCTACCGGGAGATGGACGAGCTGATCCGCTGTGAGACCAAAGGCCGCGGCTCCCTGGAGGTTCTCAGTCTGAaggatgtggaggagggagacgagaAGTTATAG
- the sbds gene encoding ribosome maturation protein SBDS isoform X1 — protein sequence MSIFTPTNQIRLTNVAVVRMKKGGKRFEIACYKNKVLSWRSGAEKDLDEVLQTQSVFVNVSKGQVAKKEDLTTAFGTDDLTEMCKQILAKGELQVSDKERHSQLETMFRDIATIVAEKCVNPETKRPYTVNLIERAMKDIHYSVKANKSTKQQALEVIRQLKETMEIQRAHMRLRLVLPAKEAKRLKEKLKPLLQVVESEDFNEQLEMVKEHERPVCEPPRANCTVTEYNNQVFRTVDLLKLYRPMILKFPFSLCEHLCLPPPQVCLVDPGCYREMDELIRCETKGRGSLEVLSLKDVEEGDEKL from the exons ATGTCGATTTTTACCCCGACAAACCAAATCCGCCTCACCAACGTGGCGGTGGTGAGGATGAAGAAAGGGGGCAAGCGCTTCGAAATCGCCTGTTACAAGAACAAGGTGCTGAGCTGGAGATCCGGAGC agAGAAAGACCTGGACGAGGTTCTGCAGACTCAGTCCGTGTTCGTCAACGTGTCCAAGGGCCAAGTGGCGAAGAAGGAGGATCTGACCACAGCCTTCGGGACAGACGACCTGACGGAGATGTGCAAACAG ATCTTGGCCAAAGGAGAGCTCCAGGTGTCAGACAAGGAGCGGCACAGTCAGCTGGAGACCATGTTCCGGGACATTGCGACTATAGTGGCGGAGAAGTGCGTCAACCCAGAGACCAAGAGGCCCTACACAGTCAACCTGATCGAGCGGGCGATGAAGGACATCCACTACTCTGTCAAGGCCAATAAGAGcacgaagcagcag GCCCTGGAGGTGATCCGGCAGCTGAAGGAGACCATGGAGATCCAGAGAGCCCACATGAGGCTGCGGCTGGTGCTGCCAGCCAAAGAGGCCAAGAGGctgaaggagaagctgaagcCGCTCCTGCAGGTCGTGGAGAGTGAAGACTTCAACGAGCAGCTGGAAATGGTGAAGGAACACGAAAGGCCTGTCTGTGAACCTCCCAGAGCAAACTGCACAGTCACTGAATACAACAATCAGGTCTTCAGGACTGTGGATTTG ctaaaactgtatCGTCCCATGATTTTAAAGTTCCCATTCTCCCTGTGTGAACAtctgtgtctccccccccctcaggtgTGTCTGGTGGATCCCGGCTGCTACCGGGAGATGGACGAGCTGATCCGCTGTGAGACCAAAGGCCGCGGCTCCCTGGAGGTTCTCAGTCTGAaggatgtggaggagggagacgagaAGTTATAG
- the LOC117772392 gene encoding claudin-4-like, whose translation MMRQLELAALGLAFTGWICAILTRCLALWKVSGTLDNNTATLPAYWDGVWLEWDHWDLAHDGSLHCSFYQSLMSLSGSFRTWRALIMAAVGAGAFAVGISAVGAVWFPQRGQVKVFSGILFVLSGILLLVPTAWTSHHTSQPLDGAEMLRRDWGPALYLGWISVTLLVVGGGFLTTRCPTRESQTQQPKEGRYPTVEDESSHPLSRINRTTFTNSQYEHRSEPI comes from the coding sequence ATGATGCGGCAGCTGGAGCTCGCTGCCCTCGGCCTGGCCTTCACGGGGTGGATCTGTGCCATTCTGACCCGCTGCCTGGCCCTGTGGAAGGTGAGCGGCACCCTGGACAACAACACGGCCACCCTGCCGGCCTACTGGGACGGGGTGTGGCTGGAATGGGATCACTGGGACTTGGCCCACGATGGCAGCCTGCACTGCTCCTTCTACCAGTCTCTCATGTCTCTTTCTGGAAGTTTTCGGACGTGGAGAGCCCTCATCATGGCAGCCGTCGGGGCCGGGGCCTTTGCTGTGGGGATTAGTGCAGTGGGGGCGGTGTGGTTCCCCCAGCGTGGCCAGGTCAAAGTGTTTTCTGgtattctctttgttttgtctggaATCCTGCTGCTGGTTCCCACAGCCTGGACGTCCCATCACACCAGTCAGCCACTGGATGGCGCTGAGATGCTGAGAAGAGACTGGGGACCGGCTCTGTACCTCGGGTGGatctctgtcactctgctggTGGTCGGAGGGGGGTTCCTCACCACCAGGTGCCCCACGAGGGAGAGTCAGACCCAGCAGCCTAAAGAGGGCCGGTACCCGACTGTGGAGGATGAGAGCAGTCACCCTCTGAGCAGGATCAACAGAACTACGTTCACCAACAGCCAGTACGAACACAGGTCAGAGCCCATCTGA
- the LOC117772396 gene encoding claudin-4-like gives MALEELGISLSMIGVAGTILICALPMWKVTAFIGTHLVVMQVFWEGLWMTCVSEYTGQLQCKLYDALLDLAPDLQAARGLICISLVLGCLGFLVFLLGARCTNCLSHPGIKARVVLGSGAIFCLSSLTTMVAVSWTANTVIRDFHNPRVPEVLKRELGAAIYIGFVTSGLLFCGGAILCTSCPPQRPRFPSSGYTRARSPPQDSYAIKNYV, from the coding sequence atggctctggaggagctgggcaTCAGCCTGTCCATGATCGGCGTCGCTGGGACCATCCTGATCTGCGCCCTGCCCATGTGGAAGGTGACGGCCTTCATCGGCACTCACCTGGTGGTCATGCAGGTGTTCTGGGAGGGCCTGTGGATGACCTGTGTGAGTGAGTACACGGGTCAGCTGCAGTGCAAGCTCTACGATGCCCTGCTGGACCTGGCGCCTGACCTGCAGGCAGCCCGAGGCCTCATCTGCATCAGCCTGGTGCTGGGATGTTTGGGattcctcgtcttcctcctggGAGCCCGCTGCACCAACTGCCTGAGCCACCCGGGGATAAAGGCCCGGGTGGTGCTAGGCTCTGGGGCCATCTTCTGCCTGTCGTCGCTGACCACCATGGTGGCCGTTTCCTGGACGGCCAACACCGTCATCCGCGACTTCCACAACCCACGGGTCCCCGAGGTGCTGAAGAGAGAGCTCGGAGCGGCCATATACATCGGCTTCGTGACCTCTGGGCTGCTGTTCTGTGGGGGGGCCATCCTGTGCACGAGCTGCCCACCTCAGAGGCCCAGGTTCCCCTCCAGCGGGTACACCCGGGCCAGGAGCCCCCCCCAGGACAGCTATGCCATCAAAAACTATGTCTGA
- the cldnf gene encoding claudin f has protein sequence MGRIGKEVAGQIISFIGLVGVSVSCGVPMWRVTSYIGANIVTGQVVWDGLWMNCVMQSTGQMQCKLNESVMRLSPDLQAARALVIISLLCGFIGFIVSFIGASCTGCLKKEASQANVVIISGCLIILAAVLILIPVCWSATITITDFQNPLTLQTQKREIGASIYIGWASAAVLLIGGIILTTSCPPQKPMYGYPGYPPAPGYPYSGPGPNPSMYAPVYAPASSRPYTGTGSYAPTKPYAAPPTYAPRQYL, from the coding sequence ATGGGGAGGATTGGCAAGGAAGTGGCAGGTCAGATCATTAGCTTCATTGGCCTGGTCGGGGTGTCGGTGAGCTGTGGCGTCCCCATGTGGAGGGTGACCTCTTACATCGGAGCCAACATCGTGACGGGCCAGGTCGTGTGGGACGGCCTGTGGATGAACTGCGTGATGCAGAGCACGGGACAGATGCAGTGCAAGCTGAACGAGTCTGTGATGAGGCTGTCCCCGGATCTGCAAGCCGCCCGAGCTCTGGtcatcatctccctcctctgcgGCTTCATCGGCTTCATAGTGAGCTTCATCGGAGCCAGTTGCACCGGCTGCCTGAAGAAAGAGGCCTCCCAGGCCAACGTGGTGATCATAAGCGGCTGCCTCATCATCCTAGCCGCCGTCCTGATCCTCATCCCCGTCTGCTGGTCtgccaccatcaccatcacagACTTTCAGAACCCCTTGACCCTCCAGACGCAGAAGAGGGAAATCGGAGCGTCCATCTACATCGGCTGGGCCTCGGCGGCCGTCCTCCTGATCGGCGGGATCATCCTGACCACCTCGTGTCCTCCTCAGAAGCCCATGTATGGATACCCAGGATACCCACCAGCACCAGGGTACCCGTACTCAGGCCCAGGGCCAAACCCATCCATGTACGCCCCTGTGTACGCGCCCGCATCCAGCCGACCATACACAGGAACGGGGTCGTATGCACCCACCAAGCCGTACGCTGCACCCCCCACATACGCTCCTAGACAGTACCTCTAG